AGAACGATCCGTACAGCGAAGTCATAGCAGAATACGGAGGTGGCCGGAACGGACGCTTCTCTCATCAGCTGGAAAGCCAACTGGACGGACTGGAGGACGAGCAGGCGCTCAACGAGATTATCCGGGAAGCCAAGAAGAACTCACGCATCCGCAAAGAGTTGGAAGAATCCGACAAATACCGCAAGCGCATGTATGAACGGATTGTCAATTATGACCAAGAGGGAAAAACGGAGAAAGCTGCTTCCAACCCTTCCGGCCATCCATCCACCGACAGCCTGATGCAAAAAGGACTGATCTACCGTACCGAAAACGGCAAGCGGGTACGCCGCCAACCAACCTCCACACCGGGAAACAGCAACCTCTTCAGGGCTTGTATCCACGGCGACCAGACCGTAGTCACAGGCAGTACGGTACGGATGCGGTTGCTTCAGGACGTAACCCTATCCGGCATGAAGGTACCGGCCAACACGCTGTTTTACGGTGTCGCCACTTTGGGAGCCAACCGCCTCGATGTGGTGGTCAGCAACCTGAAGGTGGGAGACAGCCTCAATCCCGTATCGGTAGTTGTCTTCGACAATGATGCCATGGAAGGGCTGAATCTTCCAAACAACCTGAAAGCCAATGCCGCCAAACGCATGGAACAAGGACTCGTACAGAATATCGACATGCCGCTCTCTTCCATCGGCACGATGGCCAGCGAGGTGACCAGCGTGGTCAACGCCACCACCCAGATAGCCAAGCAAATCCTAAACATGAGCCTCTCACAAGTGAAGGTACATCTCAAGTCCAACTACGAAATGTATATTCAGGAAGAGAGTCAGGAATCGAAGTTGCGCAGGCAAGCCGTGCAAGCGGAGTTACAAAAGCTCTATGAGCAAATGGAACAAGAGAAAACGAACAAGAAAAATCATCCCCTTCAAACATTGATAGACAAATTATGATAGACATTCTCAATTACCTGCTTGCGCTGTCAGCGGTCTTTTTCGGCTACCGGATCTACGTATCACGCCGGAACGGACGAGCCTTTAAAGAAATCCGTCCGCTGACCGTTTCTTTCGGCATTACCCTGCTTCTTCTATGGGGCATTACCGTATTCACCGCCTTTTTTTCAAGAACCGTTTAACATATCGACAACATGAAGAAATACATTTATCTACTGTTTTACTGCCTTGTGTGCAGCCTGCCGCTTTTCGCTCAGGAAAACGGCACTCCCCGGCAACAAGCCATCAACCAAAAAGACATCTTTATCTCTTTCGACTGTGTGAAACACCTGGTATTCCCTGTGCAAGTATCTGATATCGCTATCGGCGAGCAGGAACTTGTCATGGCCAGCCGGGTAGAAGAAGCACCCCATATCGTCAAGCTCTCGGCGCAAGCGGAAGGATTCACCGAAGAGACCAACCTGACCGTAGTCTGCATTGACGGGAGCGTTTACACCTATCACATCCGCTACCTTCCCGAAGGCGGCACGGATTCGCACCTGAATATTTACGAGGACAACGGAAAATGGCAGCACCATGACTATCAGGCAGAAGTCAGCAACCTCCATCTGGCCGAGTTCTTTTTTCCGGAAGACATCGTTTACGGAACGCCCGGCAACGAGGTGTCCTTCACTCTGGCCACCTACAACAACCAGTTGAAAGTATCAACCGCCAAAGATGCCGTGGCATACTCCAACCTGTTTGTAGTGGATAAGGCCATGAACACTTACCACATCACCATCAAGCGGGGCAACACCTCCGTATTCACCTACAATTTCGATGACCAGCGCAAATATACCGCCCATGTGGATGTGAACAGCGAAGAGATGGAAAAGCATATCCGGGAGCTGCGCACCAAGAAACGCAACATCTACAGCCTGGGAGTCATCGAGAACAAGTTTGAGCTGTCAATGGCCAATCTGTATGTGCATGAGGACTTCATGTTTTTCATCTTTGACCTTAAAAACAAATCATACATCGATTACGACATCGAGTTTG
This genomic interval from Parabacteroides timonensis contains the following:
- the traM gene encoding conjugative transposon protein TraM, with translation MEPNKLIKDKNKLLMAIPVILGILFLYVFFIRENGNVTSGSDKQVASQAFLEPQSEMADKVNDKMEAYKQDKLEEQEKARILKESQVKGSDFYFELQNQQERYDRATLERIRRMQNDPYSEVIAEYGGGRNGRFSHQLESQLDGLEDEQALNEIIREAKKNSRIRKELEESDKYRKRMYERIVNYDQEGKTEKAASNPSGHPSTDSLMQKGLIYRTENGKRVRRQPTSTPGNSNLFRACIHGDQTVVTGSTVRMRLLQDVTLSGMKVPANTLFYGVATLGANRLDVVVSNLKVGDSLNPVSVVVFDNDAMEGLNLPNNLKANAAKRMEQGLVQNIDMPLSSIGTMASEVTSVVNATTQIAKQILNMSLSQVKVHLKSNYEMYIQEESQESKLRRQAVQAELQKLYEQMEQEKTNKKNHPLQTLIDKL
- a CDS encoding DUF4138 domain-containing protein, producing the protein MKKYIYLLFYCLVCSLPLFAQENGTPRQQAINQKDIFISFDCVKHLVFPVQVSDIAIGEQELVMASRVEEAPHIVKLSAQAEGFTEETNLTVVCIDGSVYTYHIRYLPEGGTDSHLNIYEDNGKWQHHDYQAEVSNLHLAEFFFPEDIVYGTPGNEVSFTLATYNNQLKVSTAKDAVAYSNLFVVDKAMNTYHITIKRGNTSVFTYNFDDQRKYTAHVDVNSEEMEKHIRELRTKKRNIYSLGVIENKFELSMANLYVHEDFMFFIFDLKNKSYIDYDIEFVKCFQHDQKKSKNAIQQETIIEPIYQKDFATKIKGKSQNRLILGFNKFTIPDDKVFEIEVYERNGGRHIKLAVLNEYILSADPLYQPQP